A genomic stretch from Hymenobacter psoromatis includes:
- a CDS encoding antibiotic resistance protein MarC, producing the protein MEVLILTFTTLFSVVNPFGAMPVFLTLTDSDSTAERTAIALRSCLYMVAILSVAFFGGQYILNFFGINIQHLRIAGGILLMRSAFDLLTPGANRDRVGPDALEESMQKDDISFTPLAMPMLSGPGSMALCIGFIRPSVADKLFTVLGFGLVAAAAFLILVSSLRLTRFLGRPGMAALARVMGFLTLAIGVSFFVTAVKALFHVE; encoded by the coding sequence ATGGAAGTACTGATTCTCACCTTCACCACGCTCTTCTCAGTCGTCAATCCCTTCGGTGCCATGCCGGTGTTTTTGACCCTGACCGATAGCGACAGCACCGCCGAACGCACAGCTATCGCTCTGCGCTCCTGCCTCTACATGGTGGCGATTTTGTCGGTGGCGTTTTTTGGCGGACAGTATATTCTTAACTTCTTCGGTATCAACATTCAGCACCTGCGCATTGCGGGCGGCATCCTGCTAATGCGCTCGGCCTTCGACCTGCTAACGCCGGGTGCCAACCGCGACCGCGTGGGCCCCGACGCGCTCGAAGAAAGTATGCAGAAAGACGATATCAGCTTCACGCCGCTGGCCATGCCTATGCTCTCCGGGCCGGGCTCAATGGCGCTCTGCATCGGCTTCATCCGGCCCTCCGTGGCCGATAAGCTCTTCACGGTGCTAGGCTTTGGGTTGGTGGCGGCGGCGGCGTTTCTCATCTTGGTGTCGTCGCTGCGGCTCACCCGTTTTCTGGGTCGGCCGGGCATGGCCGCGCTGGCCCGCGTCATGGGTTTCCTGACGCTGGCCATCGGCGTCAGCTTCTTCGTGACCGCCGTGAAGGCGCTGTTTCACGTGGAGTAG
- a CDS encoding argininosuccinate lyase, producing the protein MKIWEKGFSVNDKIEQFTVGQDRELDIYLAPFDMLASKAQAKMLASIGLISKEEETQLLTGLDELLAQIANGTFVIEPEFEDVHSKIEYYLTDKFGDAGKKIHTARSRNDQVLTAIQLFIKDYTEKIGAKILELADLLIRQGEKYKNDLLPGYTHFQAAMPSSFGLWFGAYAEHLLLDMSLLEAAHTVADHNPLGSGAGFGSSFGINREQTTREMGFSSLAISSVGAQMLRGKTEKTLAFAIAGVAGTLSKLAYDLVLYNSQDLGFVKLPKEFTTGSSIMPHKKNPDVFELVRAHCNRLQALPNDIILTINNLPSGYHRDFQILKELLFRPMVQFANILDILLFAVPELQVVPGVINQPKYDAIFSVENINQLIQQGVPFRDAYKQVGQAVDAGTYVPHKEFATTHLGSVHQPGLAELADRLREVRARLPWINSEG; encoded by the coding sequence ATGAAAATCTGGGAAAAAGGCTTCTCCGTCAACGATAAAATTGAGCAGTTCACGGTAGGGCAGGACCGGGAGCTGGATATATACCTGGCACCCTTCGATATGTTGGCTTCTAAGGCGCAGGCGAAGATGCTGGCCAGCATTGGTTTAATATCTAAAGAAGAAGAAACGCAGCTATTAACCGGGCTGGATGAGCTGCTGGCGCAGATAGCGAACGGCACGTTCGTTATCGAGCCGGAATTTGAGGATGTGCACTCCAAAATTGAGTATTACCTGACTGATAAGTTCGGCGACGCGGGCAAGAAAATTCACACGGCGCGTTCGCGCAACGACCAGGTGCTGACGGCCATTCAATTATTTATTAAGGATTATACCGAAAAAATCGGGGCGAAAATTCTGGAATTAGCTGATTTGTTAATTCGGCAGGGCGAGAAATATAAAAACGATTTATTGCCTGGCTACACTCATTTTCAGGCGGCTATGCCGAGCAGCTTTGGGCTGTGGTTTGGGGCGTATGCCGAGCATTTATTGCTGGATATGAGCCTGCTGGAAGCAGCGCACACCGTGGCCGACCACAACCCGCTGGGCTCGGGCGCGGGCTTCGGCAGCAGCTTCGGTATCAATCGCGAGCAGACGACGCGCGAAATGGGTTTTAGTAGCCTGGCTATCAGCTCAGTGGGTGCGCAGATGCTGCGGGGCAAGACTGAAAAGACGCTGGCTTTTGCCATTGCGGGCGTGGCGGGCACGCTTAGTAAATTGGCCTACGACCTGGTGCTGTATAATAGCCAGGATTTAGGATTTGTGAAATTACCCAAGGAATTTACGACGGGCTCCAGCATTATGCCGCACAAGAAAAACCCCGACGTATTTGAGCTGGTGCGGGCGCACTGCAACCGGCTGCAAGCGCTGCCCAACGATATTATTCTCACCATTAATAATCTGCCCAGCGGCTACCACCGCGACTTTCAGATTCTGAAGGAGCTATTATTCCGGCCGATGGTGCAGTTTGCGAATATTCTGGATATTCTGCTCTTTGCCGTGCCCGAATTACAAGTGGTGCCGGGCGTAATTAATCAGCCGAAATACGACGCTATTTTCTCCGTCGAAAATATCAACCAATTAATTCAGCAGGGTGTGCCGTTTCGGGATGCGTATAAGCAAGTGGGGCAGGCCGTGGATGCTGGCACATACGTGCCGCACAAGGAATTTGCCACCACGCACCTGGGCAGCGTGCACCAGCCGGGGCTGGCCGAGCTGGCTGACCGCCTACGCGAGGTGCGCGCGCGGCTGCCTTGGATTAATAGCGAGGGGTAG
- a CDS encoding peptidase M1, protein MKLLSAALLPGCLLLALAAQAQAPTTPTAAPNAPYQPSATKTNDLVHTRLAVRFDYAKRYLYGQEWVTLKPHAYATDTLRLDAQGMDIKSVAIMSGGAQQPLKFDYADKNNLRITLDRLYKPGEEYMVYIEYTAKPDELQVKGSQAITDAKGLYFINPDSAVASKPVQIWTQGETQSSSAWFPTIDRPNQKTTEEIAMTVPAKYVTLSNGRLVSQKPAGPGLRTDTWKMDLPHAPYLFMMAVGDFKIYKDTWRGKEVNYYLEPKYAPFAKQIFGNTPDMLEFFSSRLGVEFPWNKYSQIVARDYVSGAMENTTATLHGEQVQLDDRELLDREYEAESVIAHELFHQWFGDYVTAESWSNITVNESMADFSESLYAEHKYGQDQADAHNYRYRQAYLASPRDATKDLVRFHYNNKEDVFDLVSYQKGGAIVQMLRTYLGDDVFFAGLQKYLTDNKFGNGEAQQMRLAMEAVSGQDLNWFYNQWYYGSGQPVVSIDYNWDAGSKTQSVTIKQTQGEKVFRLPLAIDYYVGGRAQRQRVTMTEATQTFTMPLAARPELVNVDAEKFTLWQKTDNKPLAEYLYQYSHAPLYVDRREALDAALAQQTSSSAARAVVLAALKDKFYGLRIAAIQGLKLDNKTVAKAAAPTLRQLAATEADTHVRAAALLALGELKDKKDAKTLAAALSSQSYGIQGAGLRALGEIDAPMALARAKTLESEPHLASAVTGVYAAHGGPAQWTYMRTTYDAATGRSRYGLIAPMVQMLGRLDDPTAFGEDVDRLQKIALTPQLRAYGFDKRMVEALQKGAAAQSGAHAAQNQATAAAAVQAIQAAK, encoded by the coding sequence ATGAAGCTTCTCTCTGCCGCGCTGCTGCCGGGTTGCCTGCTGCTGGCCCTGGCGGCCCAGGCCCAGGCCCCCACTACCCCCACCGCCGCGCCCAACGCGCCCTACCAGCCCTCGGCCACCAAGACCAACGACCTGGTGCATACCCGGTTGGCCGTGCGCTTCGACTACGCCAAGCGCTATCTCTACGGGCAGGAATGGGTGACGCTGAAGCCCCACGCCTACGCCACTGACACGCTGCGGCTCGACGCCCAAGGCATGGATATCAAGAGCGTGGCCATCATGAGCGGCGGGGCGCAGCAGCCGCTGAAATTCGACTACGCCGACAAGAATAACCTGCGCATTACCCTGGACCGCCTCTACAAGCCGGGCGAGGAATACATGGTGTACATTGAGTACACGGCCAAGCCCGATGAGCTGCAAGTGAAAGGCTCCCAGGCTATTACTGATGCCAAGGGGCTGTATTTTATTAACCCCGACAGCGCGGTGGCCAGCAAGCCGGTCCAAATCTGGACGCAGGGCGAGACGCAAAGCTCGTCGGCCTGGTTTCCGACCATCGACCGGCCTAACCAGAAGACGACCGAGGAAATTGCCATGACCGTGCCGGCCAAATACGTGACGCTCAGCAACGGCCGGCTCGTGAGCCAAAAGCCCGCCGGCCCCGGCCTGCGCACCGACACCTGGAAAATGGACCTGCCCCACGCGCCCTACCTGTTTATGATGGCCGTGGGCGACTTCAAAATCTACAAGGACACCTGGCGCGGCAAGGAGGTCAATTATTACCTGGAGCCCAAGTACGCGCCCTTCGCCAAGCAGATTTTTGGCAACACGCCCGACATGCTGGAGTTTTTCAGCAGCCGGCTGGGCGTCGAGTTTCCGTGGAATAAATACAGCCAGATTGTGGCCCGCGACTACGTGAGCGGCGCGATGGAAAACACGACCGCCACGCTGCACGGCGAGCAGGTGCAGCTCGACGACCGCGAGCTGCTGGACCGCGAGTACGAGGCCGAGTCGGTAATCGCGCACGAGCTGTTTCACCAGTGGTTCGGCGACTACGTGACGGCCGAGTCGTGGTCCAACATCACGGTCAACGAGTCGATGGCCGACTTTTCGGAGTCGCTCTACGCCGAGCATAAGTATGGCCAGGACCAGGCCGATGCCCATAACTACCGCTACCGGCAGGCCTATTTGGCCAGCCCGCGCGACGCGACCAAGGACCTGGTGCGCTTCCACTACAACAACAAGGAAGACGTGTTTGACCTGGTGAGCTACCAGAAGGGCGGGGCCATCGTGCAGATGCTGCGCACCTATCTGGGCGACGACGTGTTCTTTGCCGGCCTGCAGAAGTATTTGACTGATAATAAGTTCGGCAACGGCGAGGCCCAGCAGATGCGCCTGGCGATGGAAGCCGTGTCGGGCCAGGATTTGAACTGGTTTTACAACCAGTGGTACTACGGCAGCGGCCAGCCGGTGGTGAGCATCGACTATAATTGGGATGCGGGCAGCAAAACGCAGAGCGTCACCATCAAGCAGACGCAGGGCGAGAAGGTGTTCCGGCTGCCGCTGGCCATCGACTACTACGTGGGGGGTAGGGCCCAGCGCCAGCGCGTGACGATGACCGAGGCCACCCAGACCTTCACTATGCCGCTGGCTGCCCGGCCCGAGCTGGTGAACGTGGACGCCGAGAAATTCACCCTCTGGCAAAAAACCGACAACAAGCCCCTGGCCGAGTACCTCTATCAGTATAGCCACGCTCCGCTGTACGTGGACCGCCGCGAGGCCCTCGACGCCGCCCTGGCCCAGCAAACCAGCAGCTCCGCCGCCCGCGCCGTGGTGCTGGCCGCCCTCAAGGATAAGTTTTACGGCCTGCGCATTGCAGCCATTCAGGGCCTGAAGCTGGATAACAAGACCGTGGCCAAAGCCGCCGCCCCTACCCTGCGCCAGCTCGCCGCCACCGAGGCCGACACCCACGTGCGCGCCGCCGCGCTGCTGGCCCTTGGCGAGCTCAAAGACAAGAAGGACGCCAAAACCCTGGCCGCCGCACTCAGCAGCCAGTCCTACGGCATCCAGGGCGCGGGCTTGCGGGCTTTGGGCGAAATTGATGCCCCGATGGCCCTGGCCCGCGCCAAAACCCTGGAATCGGAGCCGCACCTGGCCTCGGCCGTAACGGGCGTGTACGCCGCGCACGGCGGCCCCGCGCAGTGGACCTACATGCGCACCACGTATGATGCCGCCACTGGCCGCAGCCGCTACGGCCTCATTGCGCCGATGGTGCAGATGCTGGGCCGCCTCGACGACCCCACGGCCTTCGGCGAAGACGTGGACCGCCTTCAAAAAATCGCCCTCACGCCGCAGCTGCGCGCCTACGGCTTCGACAAGCGCATGGTGGAGGCCCTGCAAAAAGGCGCGGCGGCCCAGTCGGGCGCGCACGCGGCCCAAAACCAGGCCACGGCCGCCGCGGCCGTGCAAGCCATTCAGGCCGCGAAGTAG
- a CDS encoding pyruvate carboxylase (biotin-containing enzyme that catalyzes a two step carboxylation of pyruvate to oxaloacetate): MKITKLLVANRGEIAIRVFRAATELGISTVGIYTYEDRNSLHRYKADEAYQIGGDDEPLRPYLAIEAIIAVAKDNGAQAIHPGYGFLSENAALARRCREEGIVFVGPRPEVMEALGDKVAAKAVALQCEVPLIESSEADLVDVEVALTEAHRIGYPLMLKAASGGGGRGMRVLRDDEQLRKGFFEARNEALNAFGDDTVFLEKFVEHPKHIEVQLVGDQHGHLTHLYERDCSVQRRFQKVVEVAPAVDLTDSLRNRLYEYALKIGRAVGYDNVGTVEFLVNPELDRIYFIEVNPRIQVEHTVTEMITGVDIVKTQIYIASGYPLESPEIGLGPDVTVPRMGVAVQCRITTEDATNDFKPDYGTIVAYRSAGGFGIRLDQGSVYQGAVISPFFDSLLVKVSTHAPTLASAAQKMLRTLDEFRVRGVKTNMQFLQNIVRDPEFQAGHATVDFIKDNPDLLKFKTRLDRATRLLHYIGEVVINGNPDVEGRVDERRQVRPAPLPAADCSLPPPAGTKQKLQELGPEKFSQWLRAEPLIHYTDTTLRDAHQSLLATRMRTIDMLKVADRYAHQHPQTFSMEVWGGATFDVALRFLHEDPWARLTRLREAVPNILLQMLIRGANGVGYKAYPDNLTERFVAEAGDKGIDVFRIFDSLNWMKGMEPCINFVRKQTTGLAEGSICYTGDIMDPSRPKYNLNYYLTLAKQLEDAGSHILCIKDMAGLLKPYAAQELITALRETVQIPIHLHTHDTSSLQAATYLKAVEAGVNVIDVALGGLSGLTSQPNFNSLVEMLRHTPRHREFNQHSLNGFSDYWEALREQYYPFESGLLAGTAEVFEHEIPGGQYSNLRPQAAALGLLDKFEEVKQRFADANQLLGDIPKVTPSSKVVGDLALFMVSNKLTPEGVISRGEGLSFPESVRELLRGDIGQPLGGWPADMQRVVLKGEPAFTDRPNEHLTPIDFDQEWATFEKEHPYAQFTDLLSSLLYPKVFADYWKFRLSYGDVSRVPTPVFFFGLKEGEETIITIARGKTIIIRLQSIGPVNDEGMRTVFFALNGQTRNLEVRDRHVEVKTVHNQKADRANSKQIGAPLQGMLSKVLVAAGQQVAKNTPLFVIEAMKMETTITAPEDLTVGTLALGEGARVQADDLVLTVA; this comes from the coding sequence ATGAAAATCACGAAGCTGCTCGTCGCCAATCGGGGCGAAATAGCCATCCGCGTATTCCGCGCCGCTACCGAGCTGGGCATTTCCACGGTGGGTATTTACACCTACGAAGACCGGAATTCGCTGCATCGCTACAAGGCCGATGAGGCGTATCAGATTGGCGGCGACGACGAGCCGCTGCGCCCCTACCTTGCTATTGAGGCGATTATCGCGGTGGCGAAGGACAACGGCGCGCAGGCCATTCACCCCGGCTACGGCTTTCTGAGCGAGAATGCGGCCCTGGCCCGGCGCTGCCGCGAGGAAGGCATCGTCTTCGTGGGGCCGCGCCCCGAGGTGATGGAAGCGCTCGGCGACAAAGTGGCCGCCAAAGCGGTGGCCCTGCAGTGCGAAGTGCCGCTGATTGAGAGCAGCGAGGCCGATTTGGTGGACGTGGAAGTGGCCCTGACCGAGGCGCACCGCATTGGCTATCCCCTTATGCTCAAGGCCGCTTCGGGCGGGGGGGGTAGGGGCATGCGCGTGCTGCGCGACGATGAGCAGCTGCGCAAAGGCTTTTTTGAGGCGCGCAACGAGGCGCTGAATGCCTTTGGTGACGACACGGTTTTTCTAGAGAAATTCGTGGAGCATCCCAAGCACATTGAGGTGCAGCTGGTGGGCGACCAGCACGGGCACCTCACGCACCTCTACGAGCGTGACTGCTCGGTGCAGCGCCGCTTCCAGAAGGTGGTGGAAGTCGCGCCGGCCGTCGATTTGACGGATTCGCTGCGTAATCGGCTGTATGAATACGCGTTGAAAATCGGGCGGGCCGTGGGCTACGATAACGTGGGCACGGTGGAGTTCCTGGTGAACCCGGAGCTGGACCGCATTTATTTTATTGAGGTAAATCCGCGCATTCAGGTCGAGCACACCGTGACCGAGATGATAACGGGCGTGGACATCGTAAAAACCCAGATTTATATTGCCTCGGGCTACCCCCTCGAATCGCCCGAAATCGGGTTGGGTCCCGATGTGACGGTGCCGCGCATGGGCGTGGCCGTGCAGTGCCGCATCACGACGGAAGACGCCACCAACGACTTCAAGCCCGACTACGGCACCATCGTGGCCTACCGCTCGGCGGGCGGCTTCGGCATCCGGCTCGACCAGGGCTCGGTGTATCAGGGTGCGGTAATTTCGCCGTTTTTCGATTCGCTGCTGGTGAAGGTTTCGACCCACGCGCCCACCCTGGCCAGCGCGGCCCAGAAAATGCTGCGCACGCTGGACGAGTTTCGGGTGCGGGGGGTGAAGACGAATATGCAGTTCTTGCAGAATATCGTGCGCGACCCCGAGTTTCAGGCCGGGCACGCCACGGTTGACTTCATCAAGGATAATCCTGACTTGCTGAAGTTTAAGACCCGGCTCGACCGGGCCACGCGCCTGCTGCACTACATCGGCGAGGTGGTAATTAATGGCAATCCCGACGTGGAAGGCCGCGTGGACGAGCGCCGCCAGGTGCGCCCCGCCCCGCTGCCCGCCGCCGACTGCTCCCTACCCCCCCCCGCCGGCACCAAGCAGAAACTCCAGGAATTAGGACCCGAAAAATTCAGCCAGTGGCTGCGCGCCGAGCCGCTCATTCACTACACCGACACCACGCTGCGCGACGCTCACCAAAGCCTGCTGGCCACCCGCATGCGCACCATCGACATGCTGAAGGTGGCCGACCGCTACGCCCACCAGCACCCCCAAACGTTTTCGATGGAAGTGTGGGGCGGGGCCACGTTTGACGTGGCGCTGCGCTTTTTGCACGAAGACCCCTGGGCGCGCCTGACTCGGCTACGCGAGGCGGTGCCGAATATTCTGCTGCAAATGCTGATTCGCGGGGCTAACGGCGTGGGCTACAAGGCCTATCCCGACAACCTGACCGAGCGCTTCGTGGCCGAGGCCGGTGACAAGGGCATCGACGTGTTCCGCATTTTCGACTCCCTGAACTGGATGAAGGGCATGGAGCCGTGCATCAACTTCGTGCGCAAGCAGACCACCGGCCTGGCCGAGGGCAGCATCTGCTACACCGGCGATATTATGGACCCCAGCCGGCCCAAATACAATCTTAATTACTACCTCACGCTGGCCAAGCAGTTGGAGGATGCCGGCTCCCATATCCTCTGCATCAAGGACATGGCGGGCTTATTGAAGCCCTACGCGGCCCAGGAGCTGATAACGGCGCTGCGCGAAACGGTGCAGATTCCCATTCACCTGCACACGCACGACACGAGCAGCCTGCAAGCCGCCACTTATCTCAAGGCCGTGGAGGCGGGCGTGAACGTGATTGACGTGGCGCTGGGCGGCCTCTCGGGCCTCACCTCGCAGCCCAACTTCAACTCGCTGGTCGAAATGCTGCGCCACACGCCCCGCCACCGCGAGTTCAATCAGCACAGCCTCAACGGGTTTAGTGATTACTGGGAGGCCCTGCGTGAGCAGTATTACCCCTTCGAGTCGGGCCTGCTGGCGGGCACTGCCGAGGTGTTTGAGCACGAGATTCCGGGCGGGCAATATTCCAACCTGCGGCCCCAGGCGGCGGCGCTGGGCCTGCTCGATAAGTTTGAGGAAGTGAAGCAGCGCTTCGCCGACGCCAACCAGCTGCTGGGCGACATTCCGAAGGTCACGCCGTCGTCGAAAGTCGTGGGCGACCTGGCTTTGTTCATGGTTTCCAATAAGTTGACGCCCGAGGGGGTCATTAGCCGGGGCGAGGGTCTGAGCTTTCCGGAGTCGGTGCGCGAGCTGCTGCGCGGCGACATTGGCCAGCCGCTGGGCGGCTGGCCCGCCGATATGCAGCGCGTGGTGCTCAAGGGCGAGCCGGCCTTCACCGACCGGCCTAATGAGCACCTGACGCCCATTGATTTTGACCAGGAATGGGCCACCTTTGAGAAGGAGCACCCGTACGCGCAGTTCACCGATTTGCTCTCTAGTCTGCTCTATCCCAAGGTATTTGCTGATTACTGGAAGTTTCGGCTGAGCTACGGCGACGTGAGCCGGGTCCCTACCCCCGTCTTTTTCTTTGGCCTCAAAGAAGGCGAGGAAACCATCATTACCATTGCGCGGGGCAAGACGATTATCATCCGCCTGCAGTCCATCGGCCCGGTCAATGACGAAGGAATGCGCACGGTATTCTTTGCCCTCAATGGCCAGACCCGCAACCTCGAAGTGCGCGACCGGCACGTGGAAGTCAAGACCGTGCACAACCAAAAAGCCGACCGCGCCAACTCCAAGCAGATTGGCGCGCCCCTGCAAGGCATGCTGAGCAAGGTGCTGGTGGCGGCCGGCCAGCAGGTGGCCAAAAACACGCCGCTGTTCGTCATTGAAGCCATGAAAATGGAAACCACCATCACCGCGCCCGAAGACCTGACGGTGGGCACCCTGGCGCTGGGCGAGGGCGCCCGCGTGCAGGCCGACGACCTGGTGCTGACGGTGGCGTAG
- a CDS encoding molecular chaperone DnaK (heat shock protein 70; assists in folding of nascent polypeptide chains; refolding of misfolded proteins; utilizes ATPase activity to help fold; co-chaperones are DnaJ and GrpE; multiple copies in some bacteria): MGKIIGIDLGTTNSCVAVMEGNEPVVIPNSEGRRTTPSIVAFLDNGKGERKVGDPAKRQAVTNPRNTIASIKRFMGRNFSEVSAESKYVAYDLTPGANNTVAVKIGDRNYTPQEISAMILQKMKQTAEDYLGQPVTEAVITVPAYFNDAQRQATKEAGAIAGLDVKRIINEPTAAALAYGLDKKHKDQKIAVYDLGGGTFDISILELGDGVFEVLSTNGDTHLGGDDFDQVIIDFLADQFKSENEGLDLRNDPMALQRLKEAAEKAKIELSSSNETEINLPYITATASGPKHLVVKLSRAKFEQLSDSLVRRSMEPCKKALSDAGLSAAQIDEVILVGGSTRIPRIQEEVEKFFGKKPSKGVNPDEVVAIGAAIQGGVLTGEVKDVLLLDVTPLSLGIETMGGVMTKLIESNTTIPTKKSETFSTASDSQPSVEIHVLQGERPLASQNRTIGKFHLDSIPPAPRGVPQIEVIFDIDANGILNVTAKDKGTGKEQKIRIEASSGLSEADIERMRSEAASNADSDKAEAERIKKMNDADSLIFQTEKQLKEFGDKLSGGNKTAVEGALADLKKAHESKDLNGVDAGVASLNKAWEAASQEMYAAAGAQDGQPGGQGFPGADGQNGQSQGQPAGDQVTDVDYEEVDGK; this comes from the coding sequence ATGGGCAAAATCATCGGTATTGACTTGGGCACCACCAACTCGTGCGTCGCCGTCATGGAAGGCAACGAGCCGGTTGTTATTCCCAACTCCGAAGGCCGCCGCACTACCCCCTCCATCGTCGCTTTTCTCGACAATGGCAAGGGCGAGCGCAAAGTCGGCGACCCGGCCAAGCGCCAGGCCGTTACCAACCCCCGGAACACCATCGCCAGCATCAAGCGCTTCATGGGCCGCAACTTCTCCGAGGTTTCGGCCGAGAGCAAGTACGTGGCCTACGACCTGACGCCCGGCGCTAACAATACGGTAGCCGTGAAAATCGGCGACCGCAACTACACGCCCCAGGAAATCTCGGCCATGATTCTGCAAAAGATGAAGCAGACGGCCGAAGACTACCTGGGTCAGCCCGTGACCGAAGCCGTTATCACGGTGCCCGCTTACTTCAACGACGCCCAGCGCCAGGCTACCAAAGAAGCCGGTGCCATCGCGGGCCTCGACGTGAAGCGCATCATCAACGAGCCCACGGCCGCGGCCCTGGCTTACGGCCTGGACAAGAAGCACAAAGACCAGAAAATCGCCGTGTATGACCTCGGCGGCGGCACGTTCGACATCTCCATTCTGGAGCTGGGCGACGGCGTGTTCGAGGTGCTGAGCACCAACGGCGACACCCACCTCGGCGGCGATGACTTCGACCAGGTTATCATCGACTTTTTGGCCGACCAGTTCAAGAGCGAAAACGAGGGACTCGACCTGCGCAACGACCCAATGGCCCTCCAGCGCCTGAAGGAAGCCGCCGAAAAAGCCAAAATTGAGCTGTCCAGCTCCAACGAAACCGAAATCAATCTGCCGTATATTACGGCCACTGCCAGCGGTCCCAAACACTTGGTAGTAAAGCTGAGCCGTGCCAAGTTTGAGCAGTTGAGCGACAGCCTGGTGCGCCGCTCGATGGAACCTTGCAAAAAGGCGCTGTCGGACGCCGGCCTTTCGGCCGCGCAGATTGACGAGGTTATCCTAGTGGGTGGCTCGACGCGCATCCCGCGCATTCAGGAAGAAGTGGAGAAATTCTTCGGCAAGAAGCCTTCCAAGGGTGTAAACCCCGACGAGGTGGTGGCCATCGGCGCGGCCATTCAGGGCGGCGTGCTCACCGGTGAGGTGAAGGACGTACTGCTGCTCGACGTGACCCCGCTTTCGCTGGGCATCGAGACGATGGGCGGCGTGATGACCAAACTCATCGAATCGAACACGACCATCCCGACCAAGAAATCGGAAACCTTCTCCACGGCTTCGGATTCGCAGCCTTCGGTTGAAATCCACGTGCTGCAAGGCGAGCGCCCGCTGGCCAGCCAGAATCGCACCATTGGCAAGTTTCACCTCGACAGCATTCCGCCCGCCCCGCGCGGCGTACCGCAGATTGAGGTAATTTTCGACATTGATGCCAACGGCATCCTGAACGTAACGGCCAAGGACAAGGGCACCGGCAAGGAGCAGAAAATCCGCATCGAAGCCAGCAGCGGCCTCTCGGAAGCCGACATTGAGCGGATGCGCAGCGAAGCCGCTTCCAACGCCGATTCTGACAAAGCTGAGGCCGAGCGCATCAAAAAGATGAACGACGCCGACTCGCTCATCTTCCAGACCGAGAAGCAGCTGAAGGAGTTTGGCGATAAGCTGAGCGGTGGCAACAAAACCGCCGTGGAAGGTGCCCTCGCCGACCTCAAGAAAGCCCACGAAAGCAAAGACCTCAACGGGGTTGATGCTGGCGTAGCAAGCCTCAACAAGGCTTGGGAAGCCGCTTCGCAGGAGATGTACGCCGCGGCGGGTGCCCAGGACGGCCAGCCCGGCGGCCAGGGTTTCCCCGGCGCCGATGGCCAGAACGGCCAGTCCCAGGGCCAGCCCGCCGGTGACCAGGTTACCGACGTAGATTACGAAGAAGTGGACGGCAAGTAA
- a CDS encoding acetylornithine deacetylase, whose amino-acid sequence MSELIAQLSEEAIGLLIQLIQTQSFSREEAATADILEAFLMQHNIPVQRRGNNVWAISRDFDPAKSTVLLNSHHDTVKPGVAWSYPPFGAVREGDKLIGLGSNDAGASAVSLLAAFRYFYEQPTAFNLICAITAEEEISGANGIKSILPELGKIDLGLVGEPTGMNAAIAEKGLLVLDGVARGRTGHAARDEGENALYKALNDISWLRSYQFPKVSRMLGPVKMTVTQISAGTQHNVVPDECRYVVDVRPTECYSNEEILEIIRANVQAEITPRSTHLQSSGVALNHPIVRKAVAMGKTTYGSPTLSDQALMRFPTLKMGPGDSARSHAPDEYILLSEIRAGVADYVELLTDFKF is encoded by the coding sequence ATGTCTGAATTAATTGCGCAGCTTAGTGAGGAGGCGATTGGATTATTAATTCAATTAATTCAGACGCAGTCTTTTTCGCGGGAGGAAGCTGCTACCGCCGATATTCTTGAAGCGTTTCTGATGCAGCACAATATTCCGGTGCAGCGGCGGGGCAATAATGTGTGGGCAATAAGTCGCGATTTTGACCCGGCAAAATCCACTGTCTTACTTAACTCACACCACGATACCGTGAAGCCGGGCGTGGCATGGTCCTACCCCCCCTTTGGTGCGGTAAGGGAGGGTGATAAATTAATTGGTCTGGGCAGCAACGACGCCGGTGCTTCAGCGGTGAGTTTATTGGCGGCTTTTCGGTATTTTTACGAGCAGCCCACGGCATTTAATTTAATCTGCGCCATTACGGCGGAGGAGGAAATTTCGGGAGCGAATGGCATCAAAAGTATTCTGCCCGAATTAGGAAAAATTGACCTCGGTCTAGTCGGCGAGCCTACAGGAATGAACGCGGCCATAGCTGAAAAAGGCCTGCTCGTGCTGGATGGGGTAGCGCGCGGCCGCACCGGCCACGCCGCTCGCGACGAGGGTGAAAACGCTCTTTATAAGGCGCTGAATGATATTTCCTGGCTGCGCAGCTACCAGTTTCCGAAAGTGTCGAGAATGCTCGGGCCGGTGAAAATGACGGTTACCCAGATAAGCGCCGGCACGCAGCACAATGTGGTGCCCGACGAGTGCCGCTACGTGGTGGATGTGCGCCCTACGGAGTGCTACTCGAACGAGGAAATTCTGGAAATAATCCGCGCGAATGTGCAGGCCGAAATAACGCCGCGCTCTACGCATTTGCAGTCATCCGGCGTTGCGTTAAATCATCCGATTGTGCGCAAGGCGGTGGCGATGGGAAAAACCACCTACGGCTCGCCTACGCTCTCCGACCAGGCGCTGATGCGGTTTCCTACCCTGAAAATGGGGCCGGGCGACAGTGCCCGCTCGCACGCGCCGGATGAGTATATTTTATTGAGTGAAATTCGCGCTGGCGTCGCGGATTATGTGGAGTTATTAACTGATTTTAAGTTTTGA